From a region of the Phycisphaerales bacterium genome:
- a CDS encoding transposase, with protein MVVFLTFLRGVLANHAALAAENALLRHQLSVLQRSVKRPRLTRRDRMVWVVARRVLRRWRECLVIVKPATVVGWHRAGFRLFWRWKSRGGRPPVRTNVRALIKRMASENPLWGTPRIQAELSMLGHRIGRATIAKYLGRDRERGPRSSTWRAFIHNHLDCTAAMDFFAVPTITGRVLYVFVILHHARRRVIHFNVTAHPTAEWVVRQLREAFPFDSAPRFLIHDNDSVFGQAVDRCLSAMGITQVRTSLGSPWQNAYAERVIGTMRRECLDHVIVLNEQHLLRLVGDYLNYYHESRCHQALGRDSPNGRTPDLPGDGPIIAEPMVGGLHHRYRRAA; from the coding sequence ATGGTGGTGTTCCTGACGTTTCTCCGCGGGGTCTTGGCAAACCACGCGGCACTGGCTGCGGAGAATGCCCTGTTGCGGCATCAGCTTTCTGTGCTGCAACGGTCGGTGAAGCGGCCGCGGCTGACGCGGCGGGATCGGATGGTGTGGGTTGTGGCGCGGCGGGTGCTGCGGCGATGGCGGGAGTGCCTGGTCATTGTCAAGCCGGCGACGGTGGTCGGGTGGCATCGAGCCGGGTTCCGGCTGTTCTGGCGCTGGAAGTCGCGGGGCGGGCGGCCGCCGGTAAGGACGAATGTTCGAGCTCTCATCAAGCGGATGGCGTCCGAGAACCCGCTGTGGGGAACGCCGCGGATTCAGGCGGAGCTGTCGATGCTTGGGCACAGGATTGGGCGGGCGACGATCGCCAAGTACCTCGGCCGTGATCGTGAGCGCGGGCCGCGGTCCTCGACGTGGCGGGCGTTCATCCACAACCACCTGGACTGCACGGCCGCGATGGACTTCTTCGCCGTACCGACCATCACGGGCCGCGTGCTGTACGTGTTCGTGATCTTGCACCATGCAAGGCGACGAGTCATCCACTTCAACGTGACGGCCCATCCGACGGCGGAGTGGGTTGTGCGTCAACTGCGAGAAGCCTTCCCGTTCGACTCGGCGCCACGGTTCCTGATCCACGACAATGACTCAGTTTTCGGCCAAGCGGTCGATCGGTGCTTGAGCGCGATGGGGATCACGCAGGTTCGGACCTCGCTCGGCTCGCCCTGGCAGAACGCGTACGCGGAGCGGGTGATCGGGACAATGCGACGAGAATGCCTCGATCATGTCATCGTTCTGAACGAGCAACACCTGCTGAGGTTGGTCGGGGATTACTTGAACTACTACCACGAATCCCGCTGCCATCAAGCGTTGGGTCGTGACTCGCCGAACGGACGCACGCCAGACCTTCCTGGGGACGGGCCGATCATCGCGGAGCCGATGGTCGGTGGCCTCCACCATCGCTACCGGAGGGCGGCATGA
- a CDS encoding winged helix-turn-helix domain-containing protein yields the protein MSSKKKTSVRAGAKSTNKPPPSTPAKGASDKARKAASAEIQERIERLDATDAPGPDPTAAQDAAETKPSTTRGKGAKAAPAGTSAKSAKTPAPKPAKEPKAKKVKTPKPPKVKKVSCLDAAAQVLAASDKPMKATDMIAAMEAKGLWKTGKGLTPEATLYAAVIREIAAKGREARFKKHDRGLFVAGKGAN from the coding sequence ATGAGCAGCAAGAAGAAGACATCGGTGCGCGCAGGCGCGAAAAGCACGAACAAGCCCCCCCCCAGCACGCCAGCGAAGGGCGCGAGCGACAAGGCCCGCAAGGCGGCCAGCGCGGAGATTCAGGAACGCATCGAGCGACTGGACGCGACCGATGCACCCGGCCCCGACCCGACGGCCGCCCAAGACGCGGCCGAAACCAAGCCAAGCACCACGCGCGGCAAGGGCGCGAAGGCCGCACCCGCGGGAACGTCGGCCAAGAGCGCGAAGACCCCGGCCCCGAAACCCGCGAAGGAGCCGAAGGCCAAGAAGGTCAAGACGCCCAAGCCCCCGAAGGTCAAGAAGGTCTCCTGCCTCGACGCCGCCGCGCAGGTGCTCGCCGCCAGCGACAAGCCCATGAAGGCCACCGACATGATCGCGGCGATGGAAGCGAAGGGTCTGTGGAAGACCGGCAAGGGCCTCACGCCCGAGGCAACGTTGTACGCCGCCGTCATCAGGGAGATCGCCGCCAAGGGGCGCGAGGCTCGCTTCAAGAAGCACGACCGCGGCCTCTTCGTGGCCGGGAAGGGGGCGAACTGA